A stretch of Fusarium poae strain DAOMC 252244 chromosome 2, whole genome shotgun sequence DNA encodes these proteins:
- a CDS encoding hypothetical protein (TransMembrane:1 (o6-27i)) gives MMLREILYGAAGFVLFAYTLEWLFSMFDDPREPKRLQPKIPLFGHLLGMMKYSSGYHGITSKQTDQEIYTVAIFNTKLYVAKTARLIPLIQRTKTLSFRPFMQTAAKHMGDANPATIEVFGSEWVDSFSHAHKHGLAPGPSLDEQNLRMADRALIDVEAMLPEEKNGVRKVSLLAWGRYAVVQASACGILGVEHPFRDPKIDEAFWKWQDYMPLHLINLDITGKGYAARKMVFDAFRKYNKNIPVDVSAVYMARQRTMQEAGIDEDDICKQQATFGTAAFANTVPIMFWTIYELFSRPELLDQVRRQLIEQAVSGDKETGFVVDIAALKTKCPLLLSLYQETQRTRHIHANIRKVTEDTLLDDKYLLKAGQFVMMPGQPVHTNQATWGDSADVFDPYRFMPKDGSDKKSIVSSSFVAWGAPPHLCPARQFASTEILIMLALLSMRCDMNPVSGQWEKNPALNTGDMATIYTPKKDIELGIRRREEWNGEWSLKMGESKTRVSLASG, from the exons ATGATGCTTCGTGAGATCTTGTATGGTGCAGCAGGATTCGTCCTGTTCGCATACACGCTAGAATGGCTCTTTTCCATGTTTGATGACCCGAGAGAACCGAAACGTCTCCAACCTAAAATACCACTTTTTGGACACTTGCTGGGAATGATGAAGTACAGTTCTGGCTACCATGGGATAACCAG CAAGCAAACAGACCAAGAAATCTACACTGTCGCTATCTTCAACACAAAGCTCTACGTCGCCAAAACAGCCCGCCTCATCCCTCTTATCCAAAGGACCAAAACACTTTCCTTCCGTCCCTTTATGCAAACTGCTGCCAAGCATATGGGCGATGCCAATCCTGCCACGATTGAAGTCTTTGGTAGCGAGTGGGTTGACTCGTTTAGTCATGCGCATAAACATGGTCTTGCCCCAGGTCCCAGTCTTGATGAGCAGAATTTGAGAATGGCAGATCGTGCCTTGATTGACGTAGAGGCGATGCTGCCTGAAGAGAAGAATGGCGTGAGAAAGGTGTCCTTATTAGCGTGGGGTAGATACGCGGTTGTGCAGGCGAGTGCTTGTGGAATTCTGGGCGTGGAGCATCCTTTCCGCGATCCAAAGATTGATGAAGCATTCTG GAAATGGCAAGATTACATGCCTCTCCATCTAATCAACCTCGATATCACCGGAAAAGGCTACGCGGCTCGTAAGATGGTCTTCGACGCCTTCCGAAAATATAACAAGAATATCCCCGTCGATGTATCAGCAGTCTATATGGCTCGTCAACGCACCATGCAAGAAGCAGGCATTGACGAGGATGACATCTGCAAGCAGCAAGCTACCTTTGGAACAGCGGCTTTTGCCAATACAGTTCCCATTATGTTCTGGACCATCTACGAGTTGTTCTCCCGGCCTGAACTTCTTGACCAAGTGCGACGGCAATTAATCGAACAGGCTGTTAGTGGAGACAAAGAGACTGGGTTTGTGGTGGACATTGCAGCGTTGAAAACAAAATGTCCTTTGCTTTTATCTCTTTATCAGGAGACACAACGAACAAGACATATTCATGCGAACATTCGAAAGGTGACGGAAGACACACTCCTGGACGACAAGTATCTGCTTAAAGCTGGCCAATTCGTCATGATGCCTGGCCAACCCGTGCATACGAATCAAGCTACATGGGGAGATTCGGCTGATGTCTTTGATCCATATCGGTTCATGCCAAAAGATGGATCCGACAAAAAATCGATTGTGTCGAGCAGTTTCGTGGCATGGGGCGCGCCTCCGCATTTGTGCCCTGCACGACAGTTCGCCTCAACAGAAATTTTAATCATGCTGGCTCTTCTTTCTATGCGATGCGATATGAACCCTGTTTCGGGTCAATGGGAAAAGAACCCAGCGCTGAACACAGGTGATATGGCCACTATTTATACGCCCAAGAAAGATATTGAGCTTGGGATTAGAAGGAGAGAGGAATGGAATGGGGAGTGGAGTTTAAAGATGGGAGAGAGTAAAACGAGAGTTTCCCTTGCATCTGGTTGA